A single region of the Terriglobia bacterium genome encodes:
- a CDS encoding PAS domain S-box protein yields the protein MRRSFGIIALTMAALLAVTLLAFHLHQRSKDEVVSGFQDQQLLMARHVANQIASYLRDRSQRVRLLATLASAQPLELDHLTKDIDNYFQYVKNKSVKAITVYDDAGKIVYSTSKSFVGEKDAPADLLAWAGKPENRGKVYLSPIVVPAAAGERLPTYALLLFEPVRFNPGLPNDPGGSPRPAGGISLIVDMNELLSGQLALVSPKKKAPQAWVIDENGTLLFHSEHPEMVLRSIRRRESECVQCHISMNYVEKILREKQGIVDYAVSNSSKKLAAFAPIEFEEAKWVVVVNAPYDDVTAFVRRSFRDTLMLLAVTVLALVTGSSFVYRDYRSRIRAEEDALQWREKRALEEKARESEERYRRLVELSPDAIFIQCDGKIVYTNPAGVRLVGATDAEQLLEKSVLDMIHPDFRGVVQKRIERLKEGEDLPALEEKHLRLDGSSIEVEVVATPFTYHDKPAAQVIVRDITERKRADLLLRKSEEHFRSLIENASDLIFVLNADRTIRYVSPSIERVLGYKPEVYTGRDVLQFVDPSDITRIVSFLSRSIKQPGEVYVVEHRIRHRDGTWRYFESSGRTHQDPERGLTAVVNSHDITDRKLAQEAVRQSEERYRGLFETMLEGFALHEIICDESGKPFDYRFLEVNSAFESMTGLKSAHLVGKTVRQVLPEIEDFWVDTYGKVALTGEPVQFENYSVPLKKHFEVAAYSPNRGQFASILMDITERKRAEEAILKRSRQLQILSRATQEVNAVLEVPVIMRSLVASAMELVGATAGAAGLMDGGRLAFTEYNNRGNLLPIEFHFEPGSGVPGWVLETRKPYIANDAAHDPKVLPEVQKALGFYNLVNVPIFNRRGELLGVFEIHNSQGRVGFDENDVELLQGLAASAAGALENAQTLIERTLAEMETARQKTLFQQLFENAPAAIALLDDHDQILQVNKGFETMFQFSAHEVLGKHINETVVSEEFSEEASLLSSRVLHGEAVEMQSTRRRKDSSLIPVQIYGVPIVINQRQTGIYGMYVDLSESKRMEEQFRQAQKMEAVGRLAGGVAHDFNNLLTAIMGYSELLLIRLDGSDPMRKNVEEIRKAGERAASLTRQLLTFSRKQVLQPQVIDLNIVVSGMEKLVRRLIGEDIDLRLGLQSPLGSVKADPGQLEQVILNLVVNSRDAMPRGGKLTIETKSVALGDDYIWKYPGAKAGSYVMLAVSDTGSGMSAEVQSHLFEPFFTTKEKGKGTGLGLSTVYGIVKQSNGNISVYSEGGRGTTFKVYLPLVDALAAEAKPPVEPEEGGAGSETILLVEDEQAIRGLMRTMLKMKGYTVLEASDGVEALSLFRGNEDRIDLVITDVVMPRMSGRELASRIATDRPRTKVLFMSGYSEEAVLYQGIFQSGTAFLQKPFSPDSLTRKVREVLDH from the coding sequence ATGAGACGAAGCTTCGGGATCATCGCTTTGACCATGGCTGCCTTGCTGGCGGTTACCCTTCTCGCATTTCACCTTCACCAGCGAAGCAAAGATGAGGTGGTGTCAGGCTTTCAGGACCAGCAACTCCTCATGGCCCGGCATGTGGCAAATCAGATCGCCTCCTATCTGCGCGACCGCTCACAGCGGGTTCGACTCCTTGCCACCCTCGCCTCCGCGCAGCCGCTGGAGTTGGACCACCTGACCAAAGACATCGACAATTACTTTCAGTATGTGAAAAACAAGAGTGTCAAGGCCATCACGGTCTATGATGATGCCGGAAAGATTGTCTACTCAACCTCGAAAAGCTTCGTCGGCGAGAAGGATGCCCCGGCTGATCTTCTGGCCTGGGCCGGGAAACCCGAGAACCGGGGAAAGGTCTACTTATCCCCGATTGTGGTCCCCGCCGCTGCGGGTGAAAGACTTCCCACCTATGCCCTGCTTCTTTTTGAGCCCGTCCGATTTAACCCTGGACTCCCGAATGACCCCGGGGGCAGCCCAAGGCCCGCTGGTGGGATTTCGCTCATCGTGGATATGAATGAGCTTCTGAGCGGTCAATTGGCCCTTGTCAGCCCCAAGAAGAAGGCGCCGCAGGCCTGGGTTATTGATGAAAACGGGACTCTCTTGTTTCACTCCGAGCATCCTGAAATGGTCTTGAGGAGCATACGCCGCAGGGAGAGTGAGTGCGTTCAATGTCACATCTCCATGAACTATGTCGAGAAGATCCTCAGAGAGAAGCAAGGCATCGTCGACTATGCCGTCAGCAATTCCTCCAAGAAGCTGGCCGCTTTTGCCCCGATTGAGTTTGAAGAAGCCAAATGGGTCGTGGTTGTCAATGCACCCTATGATGACGTGACCGCATTCGTCAGAAGGAGTTTTCGCGACACGTTAATGCTTCTGGCAGTGACCGTTCTTGCCCTGGTGACCGGCTCCTCCTTCGTTTACCGGGACTATCGCTCGAGGATCCGGGCCGAAGAGGACGCCCTGCAATGGAGGGAAAAACGGGCCCTGGAGGAAAAGGCACGGGAATCGGAAGAACGTTATCGGCGCCTTGTCGAACTCTCTCCGGATGCCATTTTCATTCAGTGCGATGGGAAAATTGTCTACACCAACCCGGCTGGGGTGAGGCTCGTGGGAGCAACCGATGCGGAACAACTCCTGGAAAAATCTGTTCTGGACATGATCCACCCCGATTTCCGGGGAGTCGTCCAGAAACGCATCGAGAGGTTAAAGGAGGGGGAGGATCTCCCGGCCCTGGAAGAAAAACATCTCCGGCTCGATGGGAGTTCAATCGAGGTGGAGGTGGTCGCGACGCCATTCACCTACCACGATAAACCTGCTGCCCAGGTCATCGTGCGGGACATCACCGAGCGCAAACGAGCCGACTTGTTGTTGAGGAAGAGTGAAGAACATTTTCGATCCCTGATCGAGAATGCCTCCGATCTGATTTTTGTCCTGAACGCAGACCGGACGATCCGTTACGTCAGTCCCTCGATCGAACGCGTGCTGGGATACAAGCCCGAGGTCTATACCGGCCGGGATGTCCTTCAATTTGTGGACCCGAGCGACATCACGCGCATAGTGAGTTTCCTTTCTCGGTCGATCAAACAGCCGGGTGAAGTCTATGTGGTTGAACATCGGATCCGACACCGGGACGGAACCTGGCGTTACTTCGAATCCTCGGGAAGGACTCACCAGGATCCTGAACGGGGGTTGACTGCGGTGGTCAATTCCCATGACATTACGGACCGGAAGCTGGCCCAGGAGGCGGTACGACAGAGTGAGGAGAGGTACCGGGGACTCTTTGAGACCATGCTCGAGGGATTCGCCTTGCACGAGATCATCTGTGACGAGAGCGGGAAACCCTTCGATTATCGATTTCTTGAAGTGAATTCGGCTTTTGAATCAATGACCGGCCTCAAATCAGCGCATCTCGTCGGGAAGACCGTACGACAAGTCCTTCCGGAGATTGAAGACTTCTGGGTCGATACCTACGGAAAGGTCGCGCTGACAGGTGAACCCGTTCAGTTTGAGAATTATTCTGTGCCCTTGAAGAAACACTTCGAAGTCGCGGCCTATAGTCCGAACCGGGGACAGTTTGCCTCCATCCTCATGGACATCACCGAGCGCAAACGGGCCGAAGAAGCGATCTTGAAACGGAGCCGGCAACTGCAGATTCTTTCGCGGGCCACCCAGGAGGTGAATGCGGTGTTGGAGGTCCCTGTCATTATGCGCAGCCTGGTTGCGTCCGCCATGGAGTTGGTCGGTGCAACGGCTGGAGCGGCGGGGCTCATGGACGGGGGAAGACTGGCCTTCACCGAATACAACAACAGGGGAAACCTTCTTCCAATTGAATTCCACTTTGAGCCCGGCAGCGGCGTCCCCGGCTGGGTCCTGGAAACGAGAAAGCCCTATATCGCCAACGATGCGGCACACGATCCCAAAGTCCTCCCCGAAGTCCAAAAGGCCCTGGGGTTTTACAATCTCGTCAATGTTCCCATCTTCAATCGGCGAGGGGAACTCCTGGGGGTATTTGAGATTCACAACTCCCAGGGGCGCGTCGGGTTTGATGAAAATGATGTGGAGCTGCTCCAGGGGCTGGCCGCAAGTGCTGCGGGAGCACTCGAAAATGCGCAAACCTTGATTGAGCGCACACTGGCAGAGATGGAAACCGCGCGGCAGAAGACCCTCTTCCAACAGCTATTTGAAAACGCGCCGGCAGCCATCGCCTTGTTGGATGACCACGACCAGATCCTCCAGGTGAACAAAGGGTTCGAAACCATGTTCCAGTTTTCTGCCCATGAAGTCCTCGGAAAGCACATCAACGAGACGGTGGTTTCTGAGGAATTCTCCGAGGAAGCTTCTCTATTATCTTCGAGAGTCCTTCACGGAGAGGCGGTTGAAATGCAATCGACGAGGCGCCGAAAGGACAGCTCTCTCATCCCCGTCCAAATCTACGGGGTCCCCATCGTGATCAACCAGAGGCAGACGGGTATCTACGGCATGTATGTCGACCTGAGTGAATCGAAGCGCATGGAGGAGCAGTTTCGGCAGGCGCAGAAAATGGAGGCCGTCGGCCGACTGGCCGGGGGCGTGGCCCACGATTTCAATAACCTGCTCACGGCGATCATGGGATACTCCGAGTTGCTGCTGATCCGTCTCGACGGATCGGATCCCATGCGGAAAAATGTGGAGGAGATCAGGAAAGCCGGGGAACGAGCGGCATCATTGACCCGCCAACTGCTCACCTTCAGCCGAAAGCAGGTCCTTCAACCTCAGGTCATCGACCTGAACATTGTCGTTTCCGGAATGGAAAAACTGGTCCGCCGCCTCATCGGAGAAGACATCGATTTGCGGCTGGGACTTCAGTCGCCCCTGGGTAGTGTCAAAGCGGATCCCGGGCAACTCGAGCAGGTCATCTTGAATCTTGTGGTCAATTCGCGCGATGCCATGCCTCGCGGAGGTAAGCTGACGATCGAAACAAAAAGTGTCGCCCTGGGCGACGACTACATCTGGAAGTACCCCGGGGCCAAGGCGGGGAGTTACGTGATGCTGGCGGTAAGCGATACCGGATCCGGGATGAGCGCCGAGGTGCAATCCCATCTCTTCGAGCCGTTTTTCACTACAAAGGAAAAAGGGAAGGGAACCGGACTGGGGCTTTCGACCGTTTATGGCATCGTCAAACAGAGTAACGGCAATATCAGCGTTTACAGCGAAGGGGGGCGGGGGACGACCTTCAAAGTCTACCTACCCCTTGTGGATGCTCTCGCGGCCGAGGCCAAACCTCCTGTTGAACCCGAAGAGGGGGGGGCGGGGTCGGAAACCATCCTCCTGGTGGAGGATGAGCAAGCGATCCGGGGATTGATGCGGACCATGCTCAAGATGAAAGGCTATACTGTTCTCGAAGCATCGGATGGGGTAGAAGCGCTCAGTTTATTCAGAGGGAATGAGGACCGCATCGATCTGGTGATCACCGACGTGGTGATGCCGAGAATGAGCGGCCGGGAGCTGGCTTCGCGGATCGCCACCGACCGGCCCAGAACCAAGGTGCTCTTCATGTCAGGGTACAGTGAAGAGGCCGTGCTGTACCAAGGGATCTTTCAGTCGGGGACTGCGTTCCTCCAGAAGCCGTTCTCGCCTGATTCGCTGACCCGGAAAGTCCGCGAAGTCCTCGACCACTGA
- a CDS encoding flavin reductase family protein, whose protein sequence is MDSEAKKKVLRMINYGMYILSSRADTHLAAATVNWLSQASFTPPLVMVGLKVDSDTFATVKRSRHFVVNILGKNQKELAQDFFKASSVEGTKINGHEYENGKTGGALLKETPASFECKVTDIVERGDHAVVLGEVLEVNINREDTPLFMRETGWFYGG, encoded by the coding sequence ATGGATTCAGAAGCGAAGAAGAAAGTCCTGCGGATGATTAACTATGGAATGTACATCCTCTCGTCCCGCGCAGATACACATCTCGCCGCTGCCACCGTCAACTGGTTATCCCAGGCTTCCTTTACCCCGCCTTTGGTCATGGTAGGGCTCAAAGTGGACAGCGACACTTTTGCCACCGTGAAAAGGTCGAGGCACTTTGTGGTGAACATTTTGGGAAAGAACCAAAAGGAATTGGCACAGGACTTTTTCAAAGCGAGTTCCGTTGAGGGAACCAAAATCAACGGCCATGAATATGAAAATGGGAAAACGGGCGGGGCCCTGCTGAAGGAAACTCCCGCGTCCTTCGAATGCAAGGTCACGGACATCGTCGAACGCGGCGATCATGCGGTCGTCCTGGGTGAAGTCCTTGAAGTGAATATCAACCGCGAGGATACACCTTTATTCATGCGCGAGACCGGTTGGTTCTACGGCGGATAG
- a CDS encoding tetratricopeptide repeat protein, whose translation MSSQADRFHLATELWQQAYEFQKNGDFEEAIRLYKESIEVLPTAEAHTFLGWTYSLLGRLDEAIEECHKAIQVDAEFGNPYNDIGAYLLQLGKPDEAIPWLEQATEARRYESYCFPHMNLGRIYEMKGQWKRALSEFQKAVECRPDYEEAIHALRRLQARMN comes from the coding sequence ATGAGCAGCCAAGCAGACCGATTTCACCTCGCCACGGAGCTTTGGCAACAGGCGTACGAGTTCCAGAAAAATGGTGACTTCGAGGAAGCGATCCGGCTCTATAAGGAATCGATCGAGGTGCTTCCAACCGCGGAGGCGCACACCTTCCTGGGGTGGACCTACAGCCTCCTGGGGAGACTTGATGAGGCTATTGAAGAGTGCCACAAGGCCATTCAAGTGGATGCAGAATTCGGGAACCCTTACAATGATATTGGAGCCTATTTGCTTCAGTTGGGCAAACCGGATGAGGCGATCCCCTGGTTGGAACAGGCGACCGAGGCGCGAAGATATGAAAGCTATTGCTTTCCCCATATGAACCTGGGGCGCATTTACGAAATGAAGGGCCAATGGAAGAGGGCCCTTTCAGAATTTCAGAAGGCGGTTGAATGCCGGCCTGACTATGAGGAGGCAATTCACGCTCTCCGCCGCCTGCAAGCGCGGATGAACTGA